A single region of the Sorghum bicolor cultivar BTx623 chromosome 7, Sorghum_bicolor_NCBIv3, whole genome shotgun sequence genome encodes:
- the LOC8055385 gene encoding probable bifunctional riboflavin biosynthesis protein RIBA 1, chloroplastic codes for MASIAPPSSASCARTSRLCYDASLLPSATSNTLRTIGSICLENTRRLRKFHISHAVGGSSENVIINGKANPSNAVQADAVALGTIAADMAPVVDGFSVDDDELDLDFPTEGFSSIPEAIEDIRQGKYVIVVDDEDRENEGDLIMAASKATPEAMAFIVRHGTGIVCVSMKEEDLERLQLPLMVTTKENEEKLRTAFTVSVDAKEGTTTGVSANDRANTILALASPNSKPEDFNRPGHIFPLKYREGGVLKRAGHTEASVDLAMLAGLPPVAVLCEIVDDDDGSMALLPKLQQFAKRENLKIISIADLIRYRRKRDRLVECVCVTPLQLQWGSFKSYCYRSLIDEMEHIAMVKGDVGDGQDILVRVHSECLTGDIFGSARCDCGNQLALAMTMIEKTGRGVVVYLRGHEGRGIGLGHKLRAYNLQDDGRDTVEANLELGLPADSREYGIGAQILRDLGVRTMRLMTNNPAKYTGLKGYGLSVLGRVPLLTPITNENRRYMETKRLKMGHVYGSRSSDHASGSGLAGAGERKEQDQNDSADVQNKTPEA; via the exons ATGGCCTCAATCGCGCCTCCGTCCTCAGCGTCGTGCGCTCG GACTTCTAGGTTGTGTTATGATGCTTCGCTTTTACCAAGTGCTACATCAAACACTTTGAGGACAATCGGATCAATTTGCTTGGAAAATACCCGTCGACTCAGAAAGTTCCATATATCTCATGCCGTGGGTGGTTCATCAGAGAATGTTATTATAAATGGGAAGGCCAACCCATCTAATGCAGTTCAAGCAGATGCTGTTGCACTTGGGACCATTGCAGCTGATATGGCTCCTGTTGTTGATGGTTTTTCtgttgatgatgatgagctTGACCTAGACTTCCCTACAGAGGGTTTCTCATCTATACCTGAAGCTATCGAGGACATCCGTCAAGGAAAA TATGTCATTGTTGTGGATGATGAGGATAGAGAGAATGAAGGTGATCTTATAATGGCAGCATCAAAGGCCACACCTGAGGCTATGGCTTTTATAGTGAGGCATGGCACCGGGATTGTTTGTGTCAGCATGAAAGAAGAGGATCTGGAAAGGCTACAACTTCCTCTTATGGTGACGACAAAGGAAAATGAAGAGAAACTGCGAACTGCCTTCACTGTTTCAGTG GATGCCAAGGAGGGAACAACAACTGGGGTTTCAGCAAATGATCGGGCAAACACAATACTGGCACTTGCGTCTCCTAATTCCAAACCTGAGGATTTCAACCGTCCAGGACATATTTTTCCTCTTAAATACAGAGAAGGTGGTGTGTTAAAAAGGGCTGGACATACTGAAGCATCGGTGGACCTTGCCATGTTAGCTGGGTTACCTCCTGTTGCAGTTCTTTGTGAaattgttgatgatgatgatggttccATGGCTTTATTACCAAAACTGCAACAATTTGCTAAGAGGGAGAACCTGAAGATAATATCAATCGCAGACCTGATAAG ATATAGGAGAAAGAGAGACAGATTGGTAGAGTGCGTTTGTGTTACACCATTACAATTACAGTGGGGTTCATTTAAATCCTATTGCTATAGATCTCTTATTGATGAGATGGAACACATAGCCATGGTGAAG GGTGATGTTGGGGATGGCCAGGATATCTTAGTACGAGTGCATTCGGAGTGCCTAACTGGGGACATATTTGGATCAGCGAGATGCGATTGTGGGAATCAACTTGCTCTGGCAATGACCATGATTGAGAAAACTGGCCGGGGTGTAGTAGTTTATCTTCGTGGCCATGAGGGTAGGGGTATTGGGCTGGGTCACAAGCTTCGAGCATACAACTTACAAGATGATGGGCGAGATACTGTCGAGGCTAACTTGGAGCTAGGGCTGCCTGCTGACTCACGGGAGTACGGTATAGGTGCACAG ATACTACGCGATCTTGGTGTCAGGACCATGCGGTTGATGACTAACAACCCTGCGAAGTACACTGGACTCAAGGGTTATGGTTTAAGTGTCCTTGGCAGAGTGCCATTGCTGACACCGATAACCAATGAGAATAGGCGCTACATGGAAACAAAGCGATTGAAGATGGGGCATGTTTATGGAAGCCGCTCTAGTGATCATGCAAGTGGCAGTGGCTTGGCTGGTGCTGGCGAGAGAAAGGAGCAGGATCAGAATGACAGTGCCGACGTGCAAAATAAAACTCCAGAAGCTTGA